In the Lepisosteus oculatus isolate fLepOcu1 chromosome 6, fLepOcu1.hap2, whole genome shotgun sequence genome, one interval contains:
- the LOC107076027 gene encoding uncharacterized protein isoform X1, giving the protein MFRLAVFILASVLKACSAGTLSQEPRSVSVWAGDPVTLHCSLSGFSGAHGGCQRVSWFRAALDGPAGPLTPLGAPPGSAAEEERCALTLSRAAPGDTATYVCAYAGRSAIYVGRGSTVLVWDRPRSSPALTLLLPAEGAVGPEASRTVACMLYGVLPEHRARLRWDLAGAELTGLADWGSVTAGGQRTPFVRTWVRVPAWLWERGGDVTCVAEIEGGGTITRSARVGAAGQPEKCPALVAGLSGVSVLLLAVAALRFQFWRRAGRAGQRAADTPRVSFMVPSDATENELHYSTVTFQERK; this is encoded by the exons ATGTTCCGGCTGGCTGTTTTTATTCTGGCCTCCGTTCTGAAAG CCTGCTCCGCGGGCACGCTGTCCCAGGAGCCGCGGTCCGTCTCGGTGTGGGCGGGAGACCCCGTGACCCTGCACTGCAGCCTGTCCGGGTTCAGCGGCGCGCACGGCGGCTGTCAGAGGGTGAGCTGGTTCCGGGCGGCGCTCGACGGGCCGGCGGGGCCGCTCACCCCGCTCGGCGCGCCCCCGGGAAGCGCGGCCGAGGAGGAGCGGTGCGCCCTGACCCTGTCTCGCGCCGCGCCGGGGGACACGGCCACGTACGTCTGCGCCTACGCGGGGAGGTCCGCGATCTACGTGGGCAGAGGATCGACTGTGCTGGTGTGGG ACCGGCCTCGCTCCTCTCCTGCACTGACGCTGCTGctgccagcagagggcgctgtGGGGCCGGAGGCCAGCCGCACTGTGGCTTGCATGCTGTACGGCGTGCTGCCCGAGCACCGAGCGCGCCTCCGCTGGGATCTCGCCGGAGCAGAGCTGACGGGACTGGCGGACTGGGGCTCGGTGACGGCCGGGGGACAGCGTACCCCCTTCGTGCGGACATGGGTCAGAGTCCCGGCGTGGCTGTGGGAGCGCGGAGGAGACGTCACTTGTGTCGCGGAGATCGAGGGTGGGGGCACAATCACCCGGAGCGCCAGGGTGGGGGCAG CAGGCCAGCCTGAGAAGTGCCCTGCCCTGGTGGCCGGACTGAGTGGAGTCTCTGTGCTCCTCCTCGCTGTGGCGGCTCTGAGGTTCCAGTTCTGGAGGAGAGCTGGCAGAGCAG GACAGCGGGCTGCAGACACCCCAAGAGTCTCTTTCATGGTGCCATCTGATGCCACT GAGAATGAACTTCATTACTCTACTGTGACATTTCAGGAAAGGAAATGA
- the LOC107076027 gene encoding uncharacterized protein isoform X2, translating into MFRLAVFILASVLKACSAGTLSQEPRSVSVWAGDPVTLHCSLSGFSGAHGGCQRVSWFRAALDGPAGPLTPLGAPPGSAAEEERCALTLSRAAPGDTATYVCAYAGRSAIYVGRGSTVLVWDRPRSSPALTLLLPAEGAVGPEASRTVACMLYGVLPEHRARLRWDLAGAELTGLADWGSVTAGGQRTPFVRTWVRVPAWLWERGGDVTCVAEIEGGGTITRSARVGAGQPEKCPALVAGLSGVSVLLLAVAALRFQFWRRAGRAGQRAADTPRVSFMVPSDATENELHYSTVTFQERK; encoded by the exons ATGTTCCGGCTGGCTGTTTTTATTCTGGCCTCCGTTCTGAAAG CCTGCTCCGCGGGCACGCTGTCCCAGGAGCCGCGGTCCGTCTCGGTGTGGGCGGGAGACCCCGTGACCCTGCACTGCAGCCTGTCCGGGTTCAGCGGCGCGCACGGCGGCTGTCAGAGGGTGAGCTGGTTCCGGGCGGCGCTCGACGGGCCGGCGGGGCCGCTCACCCCGCTCGGCGCGCCCCCGGGAAGCGCGGCCGAGGAGGAGCGGTGCGCCCTGACCCTGTCTCGCGCCGCGCCGGGGGACACGGCCACGTACGTCTGCGCCTACGCGGGGAGGTCCGCGATCTACGTGGGCAGAGGATCGACTGTGCTGGTGTGGG ACCGGCCTCGCTCCTCTCCTGCACTGACGCTGCTGctgccagcagagggcgctgtGGGGCCGGAGGCCAGCCGCACTGTGGCTTGCATGCTGTACGGCGTGCTGCCCGAGCACCGAGCGCGCCTCCGCTGGGATCTCGCCGGAGCAGAGCTGACGGGACTGGCGGACTGGGGCTCGGTGACGGCCGGGGGACAGCGTACCCCCTTCGTGCGGACATGGGTCAGAGTCCCGGCGTGGCTGTGGGAGCGCGGAGGAGACGTCACTTGTGTCGCGGAGATCGAGGGTGGGGGCACAATCACCCGGAGCGCCAGGGTGGGGGCAG GCCAGCCTGAGAAGTGCCCTGCCCTGGTGGCCGGACTGAGTGGAGTCTCTGTGCTCCTCCTCGCTGTGGCGGCTCTGAGGTTCCAGTTCTGGAGGAGAGCTGGCAGAGCAG GACAGCGGGCTGCAGACACCCCAAGAGTCTCTTTCATGGTGCCATCTGATGCCACT GAGAATGAACTTCATTACTCTACTGTGACATTTCAGGAAAGGAAATGA